The following coding sequences are from one Methanomicrobiales archaeon HGW-Methanomicrobiales-1 window:
- a CDS encoding SAM-dependent methyltransferase, with product MAHHKYVHGYSPRESERLADQAQTLTGLLHDDTHYPGGSRVLEAGCGIGAQTVILARNSPGALITSLDISEDSIKRAEERIRQEGITNVTFQHGDIFQLPFEPASFDHIFVCFVLEHLAEPQRALEQLRPLLKDGGTLTVIEGDHGSTFFHPENADAHKAVQCLVELQRQMGGNALIGRELYPLVSGAGYQDVHVSPRMVYVDASRPGLVEGFTKLTFTAMVEGVADEVHLQGLMSQDAWERGITALYRTAEKDGVFCYTFFKATARK from the coding sequence ATGGCACACCACAAGTATGTTCACGGCTATTCACCCCGCGAGTCGGAACGGCTCGCCGACCAGGCACAGACCCTCACGGGGCTCCTGCATGATGATACCCACTATCCCGGAGGTTCCCGGGTACTCGAAGCAGGCTGCGGCATCGGTGCCCAGACTGTAATTCTTGCACGGAATAGCCCCGGCGCCTTGATCACGTCGCTTGATATTTCGGAGGACTCGATTAAGCGGGCTGAAGAGAGGATACGGCAGGAAGGGATCACCAACGTGACGTTCCAGCATGGGGATATCTTCCAGCTACCCTTCGAGCCTGCGAGCTTCGATCACATCTTTGTCTGTTTCGTGCTGGAACATCTCGCTGAACCGCAGCGGGCACTGGAACAGCTTCGTCCGCTTCTCAAAGATGGCGGGACCCTCACGGTGATTGAAGGAGATCACGGCTCCACCTTCTTCCACCCGGAGAATGCGGATGCCCACAAGGCGGTACAGTGTCTTGTCGAACTCCAGCGGCAGATGGGTGGCAATGCCCTGATCGGGAGGGAACTCTACCCGCTGGTCAGCGGTGCAGGGTACCAGGATGTCCATGTTTCACCCCGGATGGTGTACGTGGATGCCTCCCGCCCCGGGCTTGTTGAGGGATTCACGAAACTGACCTTTACCGCGATGGTCGAAGGGGTGGCTGATGAAGTTCACCTGCAGGGGCTGATGAGCCAGGATGCATGGGAACGGGGGATTACTGCGCTTTACCGGACAGCCGAAAAGGATGGAGTCTTCTGCTACACGTTCTTCAAAGCAACCGCCCGGAAATAA